GTCCTGGTGCACATCGCCCTGCGCCGCGCGCAGGGGCGGCTCACCCCCGGCCGCGCCGAGGCGTTCCGCTCGGCCTTCCTGAGCGGTCTGCGCCCGGACCGCGAGACCCATGAACGGATCCCCGCCTACGCCGCGGCGGCCCGGCTGCGGCTGGCCGGCGTCTACGCCTTCCGTCCCCGCTGGCGGCGGCTGGCCCGCGATCTGATGAACGAGGCGCTGCGCTCGTCCCCGGCCGCGGCGCGACCGTGACCGCCCCGCCCCTCGTCCCTTCCCCGCTCTACAGCCACGCGGGGAGCCCGGGGAGGTCCTCGTCGGTTCCGGTGCGCAGCCGCGCGCCCGGGTCGCGGCCGGTGAGCCAGCCCAGCAGGTCGCTCGCCGGACCGATCACCTCGACCGCGGCGGGGGCCTCCCCCACGGTCCAGGTGGCGGCGTCGCGGTCGGTGGCGACCAGCCGCAGGGCCGGCGCCTCACCGGCCGCGGTCAGGTCGGCGCAGGTCCGCTCCAGCAGGGCGTCGACGAGGTCCGCGGGAAGGTCGGCGCAGGTCCGGCCGACGTTGAGGTCGACGAGGTGCAGCCACACCTCCACGGTCCGCAGCCACGGCAGGTCGCTCGCGGGGAACGCCCCGCGCTTCGGGTGGAACAACCGCGCCGACAGCGCCTCCTCGGGCAGTTCGTCCAGCGCCTCCTCCAGCCGCCGCGCGGAGTCGGTGAACTCCGCGCGCAGCCACTCCGGCGGGTCCTGGGAACCCTCCTCGATCGCGGCGTCGCGGGCCTCGCGACTCGCGTACATCCGGGTCTCCACGCCGGTCCTCGCCCATGTCACCATGTTCATCAGCGCTCCGGCGTTGCCCACCAGGTGGGCGATGACGTGCGCACGGGTCCAGCCGGGCAGCCGGGAGGGGCCGCGGAAGTCGACGTCGGGAAGCTCCGCGACGTGTTCGGCGAGGAGTTCGGTGCCCTGCTCGAGCCAGTCGTGGATCTGCGTGCGTTCGCGCTCGGTCATCGAGCTCTTTCTGATCAGGGGGTCGTGTCGCCCCATAGATCCCCCTTGCTCACCGGAGTATTCCGGACATCGGGCACCGGTCCCGGCCGGACCGGCGATGGTGGTGCCTGCACCCCTACGACGAGGGGAGACAGGGGGTGGCTTCGACCGGATTACTTGCCTTCGCATGGACGACCTCCCACACTTGGTGATGAGGGACCGACACTCCCTTCACCTGAAGAAA
This sequence is a window from Spinactinospora alkalitolerans. Protein-coding genes within it:
- a CDS encoding maleylpyruvate isomerase family mycothiol-dependent enzyme; the protein is MTERERTQIHDWLEQGTELLAEHVAELPDVDFRGPSRLPGWTRAHVIAHLVGNAGALMNMVTWARTGVETRMYASREARDAAIEEGSQDPPEWLRAEFTDSARRLEEALDELPEEALSARLFHPKRGAFPASDLPWLRTVEVWLHLVDLNVGRTCADLPADLVDALLERTCADLTAAGEAPALRLVATDRDAATWTVGEAPAAVEVIGPASDLLGWLTGRDPGARLRTGTDEDLPGLPAWL